GCGGCGCGGGGCGTCGTAGTCGGTGGCCATCGGTTCACTCTCCCATTTCGATGTTGTCGCTTCCGGTTGTAACGCCGGACGACGCTGTTTCGGTTCCGCTGGCCGGCCACCGCTAGTGTCGGCCACCTGACCCGACGACCGCTCGGGCCAGACCGCCAGAGGATCTCCCCGGCGAGCGCGGAACCCTACCCCCCCTTTGGGCGAGGCATGTATACCGCCCTCGTGGCTGAGATGTACGCCCCTGCCCGGGAAGTTGTTCCCAATGTGACTCAGGCGACACGAAGATAGGGGTAGTACTACCCCGTTCCCGGGTGGCGCGCCGGCATGTCGGACTGTTTCCACGCGACGGTCGGACACCCGTTAACCTCAGCGGCGTACCCGACGGCCGACGGGACCGCCCGACCCTCGACGGCCGCCGCCACCCATCACTGCCCGGGAGTGCCCTGATGAGCTTTGCGCGAGTGCGAGCACTCGTCGTCGTCGGCATGCTGGCGGTGGTCGCCCTGGTCTTCGTGATCGTGGCCCTGGTCAAGGACACCCAGGGTAACGCGGGCGTCGGCGAAGGTTGCCCCGATGACTGGCCGCGCGCCGACGTCACTCTGCGCGACCACAAGGACGTCCGGATCAACGTGCTCAACAGCACGGACCGCCCCGGTCTGGCCGGCAGCGTCGGCGACGACTTCCGCAACCGCGACTTCCAGGTGCAGAAGGAAGCAAACGAGAAGAAGAAGATCGACGACGTGGCGGTACTGCGCTACGGCCCGAAGGGCGTCGGCTCGGCGCACCTGCTGCGGGCGTACTTCCTCGGCAACGCCGAGCTCGAGTACAACCCCGAGCGTGAGGACGACATCGTCGACGTGGTGCTGGGCAGCGGCTTCCAGCAGCTGGCCACCACCACCGAGGTCAACCAGTCGCTGGGCGATCTCGGCGCCCCGGTCGCCCCGCCGGGTTCGTGCCCGATGCCGGTCGACAACTGACAGCCGCCTCGCCCCGCCACCCGCTGCCGACCCGGCCGCCCCACGGCCGACCCGGCCACCCGGGCGACTCCGGGGCCCCGGGAGGACGCCACGGGAGGAGTCAGCGCGGCTCAGGGGCCGCCGGAGGCGTCCAGCGCGGCGAGGCGGTCGTGCAGCGGGGCGAACAGCGCCGGCGGCGCGGCGATGACCATCTCGGGTCCGGGGTCCAGCCCCTTGAGCCCACCTACCCGCAGGCCGGCCTCGGCGGCCACCAGCCCGCCGGCCGCCTGGTCCCAGGCGGCCAGGCCCTTCTCGTAGTAGGCGTCGGCCCGCCCCTCGGCGACCATGCAGAGATCGACGGCGGCGGCGCCGAGTCGGCGGATGTCGCGCACGTGCGCGATCAGGTCGGTCAGCACCCGGGCCTGGTGGGCGCGGCGGGCCGGGTCGTACCCGAAACCGGTGATCACCAGCGCCTGGCCGAGGTCGGTCTCGGTGGAACACGTCAGGCGCCGGCCCTCCCGCCAGGCGCCACCACCGGCGGTCGCGGTCCACTCCTCGCCGGTGTGGATGTTGCGCACCACACCCGCCACCACCTCGCCGTCCACCTCCGCGGCGATCGACACTGCGCAGTGCGCCAGCCCGTACAGGTAGTTGATGGTGCCGTCGATCGGGTCCACGATCCAGCGCACCGGCGCCGGGGTGTCGTCGCCCCGCGCCGCCGCGCCGTACTCCTCGCCCAGCACGGCGTCGTACGGCCGCAGCCGGCGCAGCTCGTCGGTGATCTGGCGCTCCACCGCCCGGTCGGCCGCCGTCACCACGTCGGTGACCGTGCTCTTGGTCGCCGCGACCGACACACCCTCGGCCCGCATCCGGTACGCGGTGGCGGCCGCGGCCCGCGCCACCTCGATCGCGATCTCCAGTAGTTCCTGCGGCGGTGGCGCCGAGCGGTCCATCATCGGTCCCCTTTCCGCACGGCCGGGTATCCCGGCTCCGCGCGGGTATCATCCTTACAAAGTCCAAAAGCGCACCCGATTCGGCGGTCTCGACCGCCGATGAGCCGTGCGGCGCAGGATGATCGCCACAGACGGCGTTACAATTCACCCCTGCCCACGCGCCACGGACCGCCAGACGACCGGACGGCCCGGACACGGGGGTTCCTCAACCACATCGCCCGGTACGGTGCCCCACGCTGTGCCGGACGATCCCGGCCGTGCTCGCTCTTCGCCTCCGGAAGGTCATTCGTGACAGAACCCCGCCAGACCGGCGCCGACGTTCGCTCGCTCACCGACACCCTGATCGCCCACGCGCAGAGCGCCGGCGGCCAGCTCACGTCGGCCCAGCTCGCGCGCACCGTCGAGTCCGCCGAGGTGACTCCGGCCCAGGCCAAGAAGATCCTGCGGGCGCTCTCCGAGGCCGGGGTGACCGTCGTGGTCGACGGCTCGGCGAGCACCCGCCGGCGCGTGGCCGCCGCGCGCTCCGCAACCCCGGCGTCCCGGGCCACCACCGCCAAGACCACCAAGAAGGCGGCGCCGCCCGCCCCGAAGCAGGCCCCCGCCGCGGAGGAGGCACCGGCTCCGGCCCCGCGGAAGGCGACCTCGCGCAAGGCCGCCGGCACCACCGCGGAGGTGGCCGCCAAGGCAGCCGCGCCGACCAAGAAGTCCACCCGGGCCACCAAGGCCACGGTGGCCGCCGCGACGGGCACGGCGAAGCCCGCCAAGGCCGCGGGCAAGACCGCCGAGGGCGAGGCCGCCCCCGAGGGCGAGGTCAATCCCGAGGAACTCGCCGCCGAGATCGAGGATGTGGTGGTCGAGGAGCCGGCCGAGTTGGCCCGGGCCGCCGCGACCGACGCGGCGAACTCCGCCACCGACAACGACTTCGAGTGGGACGACGAGGAGTCCGAGGCACTCAAGCAGGCGCGTCGGGACGCCGAGCTGACCGCCTCGGCGGACTCCGTCCGGGCGTACCTCAAGCAGATCGGCAAGGTTCCGCTGCTCAACGCCGAGCAGGAGGTGGAGCTGGCCAAGCGGATCGAGGCCGGGCTCTACGCCGCCGAGCGTCTGCGGGCGGCCGACGAGGGCGAGGAGAAGCTCGCCCGGGACATGCAGCGCGACCTGCTCTGGATCTCCCGGGACGGCGAGCGGGCCAAGAACCACCTGCTGGAGGCGAACCTCCGCCTGGTCGTCTCGCTCGCCAAGCGCTACACGGGCCGTGGCATGGCCTTCCTCGACCTCATCCAGGAAGGCAACCTCGGCCTCATCCGCGCCGTCGAGAAATTCGACTACACCAAGGGCTACAAGTTCTCCACCTACGCCACCTGGTGGATCCGCCAAGCCATCACCCGCGCCATGGCCGACCAGGCCCGCACCATCCGCATCCCCGTCCACATGGTCGAGGTGATCAACAAGCTCGGCCGGATCCAACGCGAGCTGCTCCAGGACCTGGGCCGTGAGCCCACGCCGGAGGAGCTGGCCAAGGAGATGGACATCACACCGGAGAAGGTGCTGGAGATCCAGCAGTACGCTCGGGAGCCCATCTCGCTCGACCAGACCATCGGCGACGAGGGCGACAGCCAGCTCGGCGACTTCATCGAGGACTCGGAGGCGGTCGTCGCGGTCGACGCGGTCTCCTTCTCCCTGCTTCAGGACCAGCTCCAGCAGGTGCTCCAGACGTTGTCCGAGCGTGAGGCGGGTGTGGTACGCCTGCGGTTCGGGCTGACCGACGGCCAACCGCGTACGCTGGACGAGATCGGCCAGGTCTACGGGGTGACCCGCGAGCGCATCCGGCAGATCGAGTCGAAGACGATGTCCAAGCTGCGGCACCCGTCCCGTTCCCAGGTGCTCCGCGACTACCTTGACTGATCAGCATTCGTCAACTGATCGTGCCCTTTTGACCACTTGGTGTGCAACGTCAGATGGTGATCAGGTGGTTGCACGAATGTGATCGTTGACGTGGCACCCTGGGTGCACGGCACACTGTCCGTGCCATGTGTGACCTCGGTCCCCCGCGGGCACACAGGGAAGGCGAGGCCCGCTCAGGATGTTGCAGGATAGGTGACCACGACCGAAGAGAGAGTTCATCGGTGACGACCAGAGGAGGAAGGCGATGACCCCGACCCTCACGCCGCCGCCCGAGACGGTGAGCCCCCCGGCCGCCGATGAACGGTGCGACCGCTGCAATGCCGCCGGCAAGCTCCGGATCACCCTGTCGGGTGGCAGTGAGCTGGTGTTCTGTGGGCACCACGCCAACAAGTACGCCGAGGATCTCGTCAAGATCACCGTTCGGTACGCGACGGACCCGGAGTTCAGCTGGCGCGGCGCCGACCTGATGGCCAACTGAGACCCCGTAAACCCGACATAACGGCGGAGGGGGACATCCCATGGGATGTCCCCCTCCGCCTTCGCTGTCCCCGAGGGTTTAGCGCCTGTGTCGAGGTCCTAGAGCGTCTGGGCGGTGGCGATGCGTTCTTCCAGCTGCTCGATGGTGGCTTGGGCGCTGGGGGGACCGCCGCAGAGCCGGCGCAGCTCGGCGTGGATCTTGCCGTGTGGCTGGCCGGTGCGGTGGTGCTGAGCCGCCACCAGGGCGTTGAGCTGGCGCCGCAGTGCCACTCGCCGCTGGGCCGCGCTCATCGGTGCCGGCGGGGCCGATGAGGCCGACGAGGCCGACGGTTCGGATGCCGGCTCGGCCGTGCGACGCCGGTGAGCGGCGAGCTGATCGGCCTGCCGCTTGGAGAGCAGCGCCGCCACCTGTTCCGGGGTGAGCAGCCCGGGCAGGCCGAGGTACTCCTCCTCCTCGGGCGTGCCGGCCTGTGCCGCGGTGCCGAAGGATGCGCCGTCGAAGATGACCTGGTCCAGTTCGGCGGTGGCGGACAGCGCGGCGAAGCGCTTCTCCAGCTCGCCACTGGCCTGGTCGTCGCGCTGGGCCCGCTCCAGCAGCTCGTCGTCGAAGCCCTCCCGATCCTTCGGCTTGCCGAGCACGTGGTCGCGTTCGGCCTCCATCTCGCTGGCCAGCCCGAGCAGGTGCGGCACGCTGGGCAGGAAGACCGACGCGGTCTCCCCCGGCCGC
This is a stretch of genomic DNA from Micromonospora sp. WMMD1082. It encodes these proteins:
- a CDS encoding LytR C-terminal domain-containing protein; the protein is MRALVVVGMLAVVALVFVIVALVKDTQGNAGVGEGCPDDWPRADVTLRDHKDVRINVLNSTDRPGLAGSVGDDFRNRDFQVQKEANEKKKIDDVAVLRYGPKGVGSAHLLRAYFLGNAELEYNPEREDDIVDVVLGSGFQQLATTTEVNQSLGDLGAPVAPPGSCPMPVDN
- a CDS encoding inositol monophosphatase family protein, with the protein product MDRSAPPPQELLEIAIEVARAAAATAYRMRAEGVSVAATKSTVTDVVTAADRAVERQITDELRRLRPYDAVLGEEYGAAARGDDTPAPVRWIVDPIDGTINYLYGLAHCAVSIAAEVDGEVVAGVVRNIHTGEEWTATAGGGAWREGRRLTCSTETDLGQALVITGFGYDPARRAHQARVLTDLIAHVRDIRRLGAAAVDLCMVAEGRADAYYEKGLAAWDQAAGGLVAAEAGLRVGGLKGLDPGPEMVIAAPPALFAPLHDRLAALDASGGP
- a CDS encoding RNA polymerase sigma factor; translated protein: MTEPRQTGADVRSLTDTLIAHAQSAGGQLTSAQLARTVESAEVTPAQAKKILRALSEAGVTVVVDGSASTRRRVAAARSATPASRATTAKTTKKAAPPAPKQAPAAEEAPAPAPRKATSRKAAGTTAEVAAKAAAPTKKSTRATKATVAAATGTAKPAKAAGKTAEGEAAPEGEVNPEELAAEIEDVVVEEPAELARAAATDAANSATDNDFEWDDEESEALKQARRDAELTASADSVRAYLKQIGKVPLLNAEQEVELAKRIEAGLYAAERLRAADEGEEKLARDMQRDLLWISRDGERAKNHLLEANLRLVVSLAKRYTGRGMAFLDLIQEGNLGLIRAVEKFDYTKGYKFSTYATWWIRQAITRAMADQARTIRIPVHMVEVINKLGRIQRELLQDLGREPTPEELAKEMDITPEKVLEIQQYAREPISLDQTIGDEGDSQLGDFIEDSEAVVAVDAVSFSLLQDQLQQVLQTLSEREAGVVRLRFGLTDGQPRTLDEIGQVYGVTRERIRQIESKTMSKLRHPSRSQVLRDYLD